One part of the Rhodococcus oxybenzonivorans genome encodes these proteins:
- a CDS encoding MGMT family protein, producing the protein MPATTEEQVERVRELVASIPPGRVATYGDIATAAGLSSPRTVGWIMRTDSADLPWHRVLGAGGRPAEHLARRQIAKLELEGVPVRDGRVDLAAARHRF; encoded by the coding sequence ATGCCCGCCACAACCGAGGAGCAGGTCGAACGCGTGCGCGAACTGGTCGCGTCGATCCCACCCGGCCGCGTGGCGACCTACGGCGACATCGCCACCGCTGCCGGGTTGTCGAGCCCACGGACGGTCGGCTGGATCATGCGCACCGATTCCGCGGATCTGCCCTGGCACCGGGTGTTGGGCGCCGGCGGTCGTCCGGCTGAGCATCTGGCGCGCCGCCAGATCGCGAAGCTCGAACTCGAAGGCGTGCCCGTGCGGGACGGCCGCGTAGATCTCGCGGCGGCACGCCACCGGTTCTGA
- a CDS encoding ATP-dependent helicase, whose amino-acid sequence MTDSTVRTRTAAPRARLVHRRRPEQAPRVWDESTKRVFATAVPGVGWNPCQVLGGPGTGKTSLLVDVAVDRITGGEDPEHVLVLTQSRRAAGRLREEITAALLGQGEQHGARATREPLVRTVHSYAFAVLRLQAAAHGNPPPRLITGAEHDAVLREMLHGDIADGAHLWPERLRPALGLGGFAVEVRDLMLRASERGLGPEDLVALGRRHSRPEWVAAGKFAARYEHGMLLRGAVGVEAPEATAPALDAAELIGAALTAFATDPDLLRTERARVRHLLVDDAQHLDPQAAELVRLVGTGTRTTVVAGDPDQSIYGFRGADPAFLIGLADKGDERQIVLPLNFRSASEVAATSARITSRLPGRLPHRTWVPSNDGGRTSVHVLSTPAKEAAVIADTLRRAHLLDGIPWSDMAVIVRSVPRALAPLRRALLGAGVPVTTPASELPLARRHGVSGLMLVLRALSGEEFTGEDALALLAGPIGGAEPVALRRLRRGLRRAELASGGDRDSAELLRLILTGETGNTRKVVAKLTDVEAASLNRVLSVLRKARAQLDRGRGVEEVLWAAWQATGLERRWASASARGGPTGAQADRDLDAVVALFDAAAGYVDRLPRAQLAGFVDYLTGQAIPSSSRTASVVPSDAVTVLSAHSAAGREWDVVAVAGVQEGLWPSLRTRGSLLGTEALIDLVSGVSDGTAEAADRLSRTAPLLAEERRLFLVACSRARRSLLVTAVDSAGSDTDLVHSRFVDELLVGAEGADVADAVVPVTDPSTRVLALPALVAELRGVVCDPRVARDDPDRQRRAARQLARLARAGVRGAHPDQWYGTAEPSTAVALWTEEDGPVSLSPSTVDLLNTCPLRWLLERHGGSDGDNTHAIAGTLVHTLVQALAGRIPADQVERALEDAWDSIDLGSQWYSRRELARTRDMLATFTAWLGTTRSELTEVGVEVAVDGVLEPREEGAPAIRLRGRIDRLERDAEGRPVIVDVKTARAPVSKEDAQQHAQLAAYQVAAAVGAIEGEPASKPGGARLVFVAKPHKKEGATQRVQAPLSDEDVDTWLAVISAAAAATRGPQFLARVNDGCRHCPVRTSCPAHDEGRQVTSE is encoded by the coding sequence ATGACGGATTCGACGGTGCGCACCAGGACGGCTGCTCCTCGTGCCCGGCTCGTGCACCGTCGTCGGCCCGAGCAGGCACCCCGGGTCTGGGACGAATCGACGAAGCGCGTCTTCGCCACCGCGGTACCGGGTGTGGGCTGGAATCCCTGCCAGGTACTCGGCGGTCCGGGAACGGGCAAGACGTCACTGCTCGTCGACGTGGCGGTCGACCGCATTACCGGTGGAGAAGATCCCGAGCACGTGCTGGTCCTCACCCAGTCGCGGCGGGCGGCAGGCCGTCTGCGTGAGGAGATCACCGCGGCGCTGCTCGGACAGGGCGAACAGCACGGTGCCCGTGCCACGCGCGAACCACTCGTGCGGACCGTGCACTCCTATGCCTTCGCAGTCCTGCGACTCCAGGCGGCAGCACACGGAAACCCGCCGCCGCGCCTCATCACGGGCGCCGAACACGACGCGGTGCTGCGCGAGATGCTGCACGGCGACATCGCCGACGGCGCCCACCTCTGGCCGGAGCGGCTGCGTCCCGCCCTGGGGCTGGGGGGATTCGCGGTCGAGGTGCGGGATCTCATGCTGCGTGCGAGCGAACGTGGGCTCGGCCCGGAGGATCTCGTCGCGCTGGGGCGTCGGCACTCGCGACCCGAGTGGGTGGCTGCCGGAAAGTTTGCCGCGCGATACGAACACGGCATGCTGCTGCGAGGGGCGGTCGGTGTGGAGGCTCCCGAGGCCACGGCCCCCGCTCTCGACGCCGCCGAGCTCATCGGCGCCGCACTCACGGCCTTCGCCACCGACCCCGACCTCCTGCGGACGGAACGGGCACGCGTGCGCCACCTCCTGGTCGACGATGCTCAGCACCTCGATCCCCAGGCGGCGGAGCTGGTCCGCCTCGTGGGCACCGGTACCCGGACCACCGTCGTCGCAGGCGATCCGGACCAGTCGATCTACGGCTTCCGTGGAGCGGATCCCGCATTCCTGATCGGGCTCGCGGACAAGGGTGACGAGCGTCAGATCGTTCTTCCACTCAATTTCCGCAGCGCCTCCGAGGTGGCGGCGACGTCGGCACGCATCACTTCCCGGCTGCCCGGCCGGCTGCCCCACCGGACGTGGGTACCGTCGAACGACGGCGGCCGAACGTCCGTGCACGTACTGAGCACACCCGCCAAGGAAGCCGCGGTCATCGCCGACACCTTGCGCCGCGCGCATCTCCTGGACGGGATCCCGTGGTCCGACATGGCCGTCATTGTGCGCTCGGTGCCCCGTGCCCTGGCGCCGCTCCGGCGGGCGCTTCTCGGTGCGGGAGTGCCCGTCACCACACCCGCGTCCGAGTTGCCGCTGGCCCGCAGGCACGGCGTGTCCGGTCTGATGCTGGTGCTCCGCGCGTTGTCGGGTGAGGAATTCACCGGTGAGGACGCGCTCGCTCTGCTCGCCGGACCGATCGGTGGGGCCGAACCAGTGGCTCTCCGACGGCTCCGGCGCGGTCTGCGTCGCGCAGAACTCGCCTCCGGCGGTGACCGCGACTCGGCAGAGTTGCTGCGCCTCATCCTGACCGGGGAGACCGGCAATACCCGCAAGGTCGTCGCCAAACTCACCGATGTGGAGGCGGCCTCCCTCAACAGAGTGTTGTCCGTACTCCGCAAAGCGCGTGCGCAGCTCGACCGCGGACGCGGTGTCGAGGAGGTCCTGTGGGCTGCCTGGCAGGCGACGGGACTGGAACGACGCTGGGCGTCGGCGTCGGCGCGGGGCGGCCCCACCGGTGCGCAGGCAGACCGCGACCTCGACGCCGTGGTCGCCCTGTTCGACGCCGCCGCGGGGTATGTCGACCGGTTGCCGCGCGCTCAGCTCGCCGGATTCGTCGACTATCTCACCGGCCAGGCCATCCCGAGTTCGTCGCGAACCGCTTCCGTAGTGCCGAGTGACGCGGTGACGGTGCTGAGCGCGCATTCCGCGGCGGGTCGTGAGTGGGACGTGGTGGCGGTGGCAGGCGTGCAGGAGGGGTTGTGGCCGAGTCTGCGGACGCGCGGAAGCCTGCTCGGAACCGAGGCGCTGATCGACCTCGTCAGTGGAGTGTCCGACGGCACTGCGGAGGCGGCCGATCGGCTGTCGCGCACCGCACCGCTTCTCGCGGAAGAACGCCGTCTCTTCCTGGTCGCATGCAGTCGGGCACGGCGGAGTCTGCTGGTGACCGCCGTCGACTCTGCCGGGAGCGACACCGATCTCGTTCACTCCCGGTTCGTCGACGAACTACTCGTCGGAGCGGAGGGCGCGGACGTCGCGGACGCGGTGGTACCGGTCACGGATCCGTCTACCCGGGTCCTTGCCCTGCCCGCACTCGTCGCCGAGTTGCGGGGGGTGGTGTGTGATCCTCGCGTGGCCCGAGACGACCCGGATCGGCAGCGCCGGGCCGCTCGTCAACTGGCCCGACTCGCCCGGGCCGGTGTCCGTGGCGCGCATCCGGACCAGTGGTACGGCACGGCCGAGCCCAGTACTGCAGTGGCGTTGTGGACGGAGGAGGACGGGCCGGTGTCGCTGTCACCGTCCACCGTGGACCTCCTCAATACCTGCCCGCTGCGCTGGCTACTCGAACGCCACGGCGGATCCGACGGCGACAACACGCATGCCATCGCGGGAACGCTCGTGCACACGCTGGTGCAGGCGCTCGCCGGGCGCATACCGGCGGATCAGGTGGAACGGGCCCTCGAAGACGCCTGGGACTCCATCGATCTCGGTTCACAGTGGTATTCGCGACGGGAACTCGCACGCACCCGGGACATGCTGGCCACGTTCACCGCATGGCTCGGCACGACACGGTCCGAGCTCACCGAGGTCGGTGTCGAGGTCGCCGTCGACGGTGTGCTGGAGCCGAGGGAGGAGGGTGCGCCGGCGATTCGACTGCGTGGACGCATCGACCGGCTCGAACGTGACGCCGAGGGCAGGCCCGTGATCGTCGACGTCAAGACCGCTCGTGCGCCCGTGAGCAAGGAGGACGCGCAGCAACACGCGCAGCTCGCGGCGTACCAGGTGGCGGCCGCCGTCGGTGCGATCGAGGGCGAACCGGCGTCGAAACCCGGCGGGGCCCGACTCGTGTTCGTGGCCAAGCCGCACAAGAAGGAGGGCGCTACGCAACGTGTGCAGGCGCCGTTGTCGGACGAGGACGTCGACACCTGGCTGGCCGTCATTTCCGCCGCGGCCGCCGCCACGAGGGGGCCACAGTTCCTTGCCCGCGTCAATGACGGTTGCCGGCACTGCCCGGTGCGGACGAGTTGCCCAGCGCACGACGAGGGCAGGCAGGTGACGTCCGAATGA
- a CDS encoding lipase family protein, whose amino-acid sequence MCSLIRRSLGAAVAVLVAGLALTLASAGTGAAQPLLPPPPAADVAFPIPDPDPFYQPTPDIAARAPGDVLKVRQLPPSYYFPGSAMWEVLFRSTDSQGNPIAANTTYVLPANHAPDGPLVSYQHIINSLGHKCKIVTELYTSDPLHQIREAAGLNIALARGWAVSLPDHLGPRMAYGAAKLGGQITLDGIRAVKRVPELQVANSPVGLGGYSGGGMATAWAAALAPTYAPELDIVGAAIGGAPMNLGKMAQGLGTNPHPAFGLAMAAALGLEREYPDRIDVSGQLNAQGRWLKQMIGNGCTNEIMLFGVGRSATEMTDNKNFMDNPEAWKVMDENSVELYPGVPKAPIFEWHSPTDALIPVDSIDNTLRRYCEAGTPVQTLLTPTPDHLSAAALGVFQGLDWMDARFRGDPPPSTC is encoded by the coding sequence ATGTGCTCGTTGATTCGTCGATCTCTGGGCGCCGCAGTCGCGGTCCTCGTTGCCGGCCTCGCCCTCACCCTCGCAAGTGCTGGTACCGGTGCAGCGCAGCCGCTGTTGCCGCCGCCCCCGGCGGCGGACGTCGCGTTTCCCATCCCGGACCCGGATCCGTTCTACCAGCCGACGCCGGACATCGCGGCGCGAGCGCCAGGCGATGTCCTGAAAGTGCGCCAGCTACCGCCGTCGTACTACTTCCCCGGCAGCGCGATGTGGGAGGTGCTCTTCCGGTCCACCGACTCGCAAGGGAACCCCATCGCGGCCAACACCACCTATGTACTCCCGGCGAATCACGCCCCCGACGGGCCACTGGTGTCGTACCAGCACATCATCAATTCGCTCGGGCACAAGTGCAAGATCGTCACCGAGCTGTACACCAGCGACCCGCTCCATCAGATTCGTGAGGCTGCCGGCCTCAACATCGCGTTGGCACGGGGGTGGGCGGTTTCGCTGCCCGACCACCTGGGACCGCGGATGGCCTACGGCGCGGCGAAGCTGGGTGGTCAGATCACCCTCGACGGGATCCGGGCCGTGAAGCGGGTGCCGGAACTCCAGGTCGCGAACAGTCCGGTCGGGCTGGGAGGATATTCCGGTGGGGGAATGGCCACCGCCTGGGCGGCGGCGCTGGCCCCCACGTACGCGCCGGAACTCGACATCGTCGGTGCGGCCATCGGTGGTGCACCGATGAATCTGGGGAAGATGGCACAAGGTCTGGGTACCAATCCCCACCCTGCCTTCGGCCTTGCGATGGCCGCGGCGCTCGGGCTGGAACGTGAGTATCCCGACCGCATCGACGTCAGCGGCCAACTCAACGCTCAGGGCCGCTGGCTCAAGCAGATGATCGGCAACGGGTGCACCAACGAGATCATGCTGTTCGGCGTTGGCCGAAGCGCCACGGAAATGACCGACAACAAGAATTTCATGGACAACCCCGAAGCCTGGAAGGTGATGGACGAGAACAGCGTCGAGCTGTATCCCGGCGTGCCGAAGGCGCCGATCTTCGAATGGCACAGCCCCACCGACGCCCTGATACCGGTGGACTCCATCGACAACACGCTCCGGCGCTACTGTGAAGCCGGAACACCCGTGCAGACACTGCTCACTCCGACACCCGACCATCTGTCCGCGGCCGCTCTCGGGGTATTCCAGGGGCTGGATTGGATGGACGCTCGCTTCCGCGGCGATCCCCCTCCCAGCACCTGCTGA
- a CDS encoding alpha/beta fold hydrolase, with amino-acid sequence MSALHTYLFGAEDGPEILALHGVTGHGKRWQALATDHIPDARWIAPDLLGHGRSSWSPPWNFESHVSCVIDTLRTHARGPVLVVGHSFGGALALHLARAVPEQVRGLLLLDPAIGLDPEKMRSAADDTISSPDYTDVDEARAEKMHGSWGEVDAEVLEAEIAEHLITLANGRVNWRMSVPALVAAWGELARPAVLPPANLPTVLVQAAKVQPPYVTPEFRRALTDHLGEQLTAVDLDCDHMVPQARPDEVAQLIRTLL; translated from the coding sequence GTGTCAGCACTGCATACCTATCTGTTCGGCGCCGAAGACGGTCCCGAGATCCTTGCTCTGCACGGAGTGACCGGTCACGGCAAGCGCTGGCAGGCCCTGGCCACCGACCACATCCCCGACGCGCGCTGGATCGCGCCCGACCTGCTCGGTCACGGCCGGTCCAGCTGGTCACCGCCATGGAATTTCGAATCGCACGTCTCGTGCGTGATCGACACTTTGCGTACTCACGCACGGGGTCCGGTTCTGGTCGTGGGCCACTCGTTCGGCGGCGCGCTGGCTCTCCACCTCGCCCGGGCAGTCCCCGAACAGGTCCGGGGTCTCCTCCTGCTGGATCCGGCGATCGGGCTGGATCCCGAGAAGATGCGATCGGCGGCGGACGACACGATCTCGTCGCCCGACTACACCGATGTCGACGAGGCACGTGCCGAGAAGATGCACGGTTCCTGGGGTGAGGTGGACGCCGAGGTACTCGAAGCGGAGATCGCCGAGCACCTGATCACCCTCGCGAACGGCCGGGTCAACTGGCGAATGTCCGTACCGGCGCTCGTCGCGGCTTGGGGCGAACTAGCGCGTCCCGCCGTCCTTCCGCCGGCGAACCTGCCCACCGTTCTCGTTCAGGCGGCCAAGGTGCAGCCGCCGTATGTCACGCCCGAGTTCCGACGCGCCCTCACCGACCATCTGGGTGAACAGCTCACCGCCGTCGATCTCGACTGCGACCACATGGTCCCGCAGGCCCGGCCCGACGAGGTGGCTCAGCTCATCCGCACGCTTCTCTGA
- a CDS encoding PLP-dependent aminotransferase family protein yields MSGEPVRTVSAAELAVLLGAAPIGGQPLYRGLADALRERVADGSMAVGVRLPAERALAEELRLSRVTVSAAYRELREAGWASARHGSGTYVAMPSGPPAWGSMVGAPVDGVIDLVNAAPAAAPELREAYLDAVDELPRFMPQHGYHPGGLTTLRAAIAGHYTRRGLPTTPDQILVTGGAGDATEVVFEALVETGDRVLVEHPTYPGAVESVQAAGGRPVPVPIDARDPDAFIAEADRAARQSAPTVAYLMPDFSNPSGARATPDGRRRLAATMAHHGVVTVVDEVAAELVLDGSGDLEPFGVPVPESATVAIGSLSKTVWGGIRIGWVRAEAARTAQMAKIMARRQLSVSVLDQLAAVRLFAQHEGLVVRRRHELRGQRDALAAAVTERLPGWSFQLPSGGLSLWCRLPAGIGSSELVAAARARNLLLAPGPRFGTGHLFDDHQRLPFTRPVTELTAAVDVLATLVMSGEPSLSAATTVVI; encoded by the coding sequence ATGAGTGGTGAACCAGTCCGAACCGTCTCAGCAGCCGAGTTGGCGGTACTGCTCGGCGCGGCGCCCATCGGTGGGCAACCGCTGTACCGCGGACTAGCCGACGCCCTCCGCGAGAGGGTCGCCGACGGATCGATGGCCGTGGGAGTCCGACTGCCCGCCGAACGGGCCCTCGCGGAGGAACTCCGGCTCAGCCGGGTGACCGTCAGTGCCGCGTATCGCGAACTACGCGAGGCCGGTTGGGCGTCGGCGCGACACGGATCAGGGACGTACGTGGCGATGCCCTCCGGTCCGCCGGCGTGGGGAAGCATGGTGGGTGCGCCCGTCGACGGTGTCATCGACCTCGTCAACGCCGCGCCGGCCGCGGCCCCTGAGCTCAGGGAGGCCTATCTGGACGCCGTCGACGAGCTGCCCCGTTTCATGCCTCAGCACGGTTACCACCCCGGTGGACTGACGACGCTGCGTGCGGCGATAGCAGGCCACTACACCCGCAGGGGTCTCCCGACCACCCCGGACCAGATCCTCGTCACCGGCGGCGCGGGTGATGCGACCGAAGTGGTGTTCGAGGCTTTGGTCGAGACGGGCGACCGGGTCCTGGTCGAACATCCGACCTATCCCGGAGCGGTCGAGTCCGTGCAGGCGGCGGGGGGCCGCCCTGTCCCTGTGCCGATCGATGCGAGGGATCCCGACGCCTTCATCGCCGAGGCGGATCGCGCTGCCCGGCAGAGCGCTCCCACCGTGGCGTACCTGATGCCGGACTTCTCCAATCCGTCGGGAGCCAGGGCGACTCCCGACGGGAGGCGGCGGCTGGCCGCGACCATGGCCCACCACGGCGTGGTGACCGTCGTGGACGAGGTTGCGGCGGAACTCGTGCTGGACGGTTCGGGCGACCTCGAGCCGTTCGGTGTCCCGGTCCCGGAATCGGCGACCGTGGCGATCGGCAGCCTCAGCAAGACCGTGTGGGGAGGTATCCGCATCGGCTGGGTGCGCGCCGAGGCCGCCCGCACCGCGCAGATGGCGAAGATCATGGCGCGGAGACAATTGTCGGTCTCCGTTCTCGACCAACTTGCTGCAGTGCGGCTGTTCGCGCAGCACGAAGGGCTGGTGGTACGTCGTCGCCATGAGTTGCGGGGGCAGCGTGACGCCCTCGCAGCGGCCGTCACCGAGCGGTTGCCGGGTTGGAGCTTCCAGCTGCCGTCCGGCGGGCTGTCGTTGTGGTGCCGCCTCCCGGCGGGGATCGGTTCGAGCGAACTCGTAGCAGCCGCACGCGCAAGGAATCTTCTGCTCGCGCCCGGACCCCGCTTCGGTACGGGTCATCTGTTCGACGACCACCAGCGACTCCCTTTCACCAGACCGGTCACCGAGTTGACCGCCGCCGTCGACGTGCTGGCCACCCTGGTGATGTCGGGCGAACCGTCGCTGTCCGCGGCGACAACGGTCGTAATCTGA
- a CDS encoding ATP-dependent helicase — MTAHIDPVELAIGLGQHPPTPEQAAVIAAPLGPTLVVAGAGAGKTETMAARVVWLVANGFVDPEAVLGLTFTRKAAQQLTSRIRKRLARLAGSDLLRRVDPSGELRSKLLAGEPEVSTYHAYAGRLLSEHGLLLPIEPSATLLSETELWQLAHRVVSSWDGDLDTDRNPVSVTEAVLALSGQLAEHLVEAEDLREAHTELDKLVHTLPAGPRQRGGPGKELLDILDTQHRRVELLPLVHRLAETLRREGALDFGSQMSLAARVASDHPEVGHAERARFRVVLLDEYQDTGHSQRVLLSSLFGGGLDGRLALTAVGDPMQSIYGWRGASAANLPRFATDFPLPDGTPAPPLELLTSWRNPPEALALANLVSAPLRERGVQVSTLRARPQAVPGDVRLALTGDVAEERAWVADRIAEQYAQASSRGEDPPTAAVLIRRNADAAPIAEVLRSRGLPVEVVGLGGLLHTPEVADVIAMLRVVADPMAGSAAVRLLTGARWQIGAADLTALSRRARELAIGTGYGTAGAVTDSSALAEAVEGALPGEQAEQAGLADALADPGPAERYSPVGYARITAVAAELASLRERIGQPLTELVAEVERVLGIGIEAQARTRTGAGTGAGREHLDAFADVVAGYASRSSATITGLLAFLSAAESVEKGLAPGEVEVDPHRVQVLTVHSAKGLEWEVVAVPHLTAGVFPSRTATGTWLGALGELPPSLRGDRARTGESADGVPVLDLENLYSRKDLEDAVKSHKAALAARKLDEDRRLFYVALTRTERVLFASGHHWAESGSEPKGPSEFLTELRDLIADESHEGLGVVDVWAPAPDPETQNPLTRTPKAAAWPPDPLGLRRESVEHGASLVLAALTEIGDASLEDEEDPENWAADVDALLAEREARAQARLEVVLPAQLSVSQLVELEADPDALAARLRRPLPYPPNPLARRGTAFHAWVERRFGATRLLDLDELPGAADTDAGPDTDLVTLQDAFLRSSWAHRSPIEVEVPFETAVAGTVLRGRIDAVFADPDGGWTVIDWKTGAEPSADKEKAVVMQLAAYRLAWAELMDVPLERVRAAFHYVRTGRTIAPDTLPDADALAGLIRTAGADEEARQA; from the coding sequence ATGACAGCGCACATCGACCCGGTGGAACTCGCCATCGGACTCGGTCAGCACCCACCCACACCGGAACAGGCGGCGGTCATCGCCGCCCCGCTGGGGCCGACGCTGGTCGTCGCCGGCGCCGGAGCCGGAAAGACCGAGACGATGGCGGCGCGGGTGGTGTGGCTCGTCGCCAACGGATTCGTCGACCCGGAAGCGGTGCTGGGCCTGACCTTCACCCGCAAGGCTGCTCAGCAGCTCACCAGTCGCATCCGGAAAAGGCTTGCCCGGCTGGCGGGTTCGGATCTTCTTCGGCGGGTCGATCCCAGTGGTGAGCTGAGGTCCAAGCTTCTCGCTGGTGAGCCGGAGGTGAGCACCTATCACGCGTACGCCGGGCGGCTGCTGTCCGAGCACGGGCTGTTACTGCCCATCGAACCGTCGGCCACCTTGTTGTCGGAAACGGAACTGTGGCAGCTCGCTCATCGCGTGGTCAGTTCGTGGGACGGCGACCTCGACACCGACCGGAATCCGGTGTCGGTCACCGAGGCCGTGCTGGCGCTTTCCGGACAATTGGCAGAGCACCTCGTCGAAGCCGAGGATCTTCGGGAGGCGCACACCGAACTCGACAAGCTTGTTCACACACTGCCGGCAGGACCACGCCAGCGAGGCGGGCCGGGTAAGGAATTGCTCGACATTCTCGACACACAGCATCGGCGGGTGGAACTTCTTCCGCTGGTGCACCGCCTGGCGGAGACGCTCCGGCGGGAGGGCGCCCTCGACTTCGGCAGTCAGATGTCGCTTGCGGCACGTGTCGCATCGGACCACCCCGAGGTGGGGCACGCCGAGCGTGCGCGCTTTCGGGTGGTGCTGCTCGACGAGTACCAGGACACCGGGCACTCCCAGCGTGTGTTGCTGTCGTCATTGTTCGGCGGCGGCCTCGACGGGCGGCTCGCCCTCACCGCGGTCGGTGACCCGATGCAGTCGATTTACGGATGGCGTGGCGCGTCGGCGGCCAACCTTCCGCGGTTCGCCACCGACTTCCCGCTGCCCGACGGCACACCGGCGCCGCCACTGGAATTGCTGACCAGTTGGCGGAATCCGCCCGAGGCGCTGGCGCTCGCCAACCTGGTCTCGGCGCCGCTGCGGGAGCGGGGAGTGCAGGTCAGTACGCTGCGGGCGCGGCCGCAGGCTGTTCCGGGCGATGTGCGGCTCGCGTTGACCGGCGACGTGGCCGAGGAACGCGCGTGGGTTGCCGACCGTATCGCGGAGCAGTACGCGCAGGCCTCGAGCAGGGGAGAGGATCCACCGACTGCGGCGGTGCTGATCCGGCGCAACGCCGACGCCGCGCCGATCGCGGAGGTGCTGCGCTCGCGCGGACTTCCCGTCGAGGTGGTGGGGCTGGGCGGTCTGTTGCACACTCCCGAGGTGGCCGACGTGATCGCGATGCTGCGCGTGGTCGCCGATCCCATGGCAGGCAGCGCTGCGGTCCGGTTGTTGACGGGGGCGCGGTGGCAGATCGGGGCTGCAGACCTGACGGCGTTGTCCCGGCGAGCGAGGGAGCTTGCCATCGGAACCGGATACGGCACCGCCGGCGCCGTCACCGACTCCTCGGCACTGGCGGAGGCGGTCGAGGGCGCATTGCCCGGCGAACAGGCCGAGCAGGCCGGGCTCGCGGACGCGTTGGCGGATCCCGGACCAGCCGAACGATATTCACCGGTGGGGTACGCGCGCATCACCGCAGTCGCAGCCGAGCTGGCATCCCTGCGTGAGCGGATCGGGCAGCCCCTCACCGAACTCGTGGCCGAGGTGGAACGGGTACTCGGCATCGGCATCGAGGCTCAGGCCCGGACCCGCACTGGTGCGGGAACAGGCGCAGGGCGCGAACACCTGGACGCCTTCGCGGATGTCGTTGCCGGATACGCCAGCCGGTCCTCGGCCACCATCACCGGATTGCTCGCGTTCCTTTCCGCGGCCGAATCCGTCGAAAAGGGATTGGCGCCCGGCGAAGTGGAGGTCGATCCGCACCGCGTCCAGGTGCTCACGGTGCACTCGGCGAAGGGGCTCGAATGGGAAGTGGTGGCGGTGCCCCATCTCACCGCAGGCGTGTTCCCGTCACGGACCGCGACCGGAACCTGGCTCGGCGCCCTCGGTGAATTGCCGCCGTCGTTGCGTGGCGACCGCGCGCGGACGGGAGAATCCGCAGACGGCGTACCGGTTCTCGATCTCGAAAACTTGTACAGCCGTAAGGATCTCGAGGATGCCGTCAAGTCGCACAAGGCGGCCCTCGCGGCGCGCAAGCTCGACGAGGATCGCCGGCTCTTCTACGTTGCGCTCACGCGGACGGAGCGGGTGCTGTTCGCTTCCGGTCATCACTGGGCGGAGTCGGGCAGCGAACCGAAGGGCCCGTCCGAGTTCCTCACCGAACTCCGCGACTTGATCGCAGACGAGTCACACGAGGGTCTCGGCGTCGTGGACGTATGGGCGCCCGCACCCGACCCCGAGACGCAGAATCCTCTCACCCGAACCCCCAAAGCGGCAGCGTGGCCGCCGGACCCGCTGGGACTGCGACGGGAGTCGGTCGAACACGGTGCTTCCCTGGTGCTCGCGGCGCTGACCGAAATCGGTGATGCATCCCTGGAAGACGAAGAAGACCCCGAGAACTGGGCGGCCGACGTCGACGCGCTCCTCGCTGAACGCGAAGCCCGCGCGCAGGCTCGCCTCGAAGTGGTCTTGCCTGCGCAGCTGTCGGTGAGTCAGCTGGTCGAACTCGAGGCGGACCCGGATGCGCTGGCTGCGCGGTTACGCAGGCCACTTCCGTACCCGCCGAACCCGCTGGCACGGCGAGGAACCGCGTTCCACGCCTGGGTAGAGCGCCGGTTCGGGGCGACCCGGCTGCTCGACCTCGACGAGCTCCCGGGCGCGGCCGACACCGATGCAGGACCGGACACGGACCTGGTGACGTTGCAGGACGCATTCCTACGTTCGTCGTGGGCTCATCGCAGTCCCATCGAGGTGGAGGTTCCGTTCGAGACGGCGGTGGCAGGGACAGTTCTGCGTGGGCGGATCGATGCGGTGTTCGCGGACCCGGACGGCGGGTGGACGGTGATCGACTGGAAGACCGGAGCGGAGCCGAGTGCCGACAAGGAGAAGGCGGTGGTGATGCAGCTCGCCGCGTATCGGCTTGCCTGGGCCGAGCTGATGGACGTACCCCTGGAGCGTGTGCGGGCCGCGTTCCACTACGTCCGCACAGGCCGCACGATCGCGCCGGACACCCTGCCGGACGCCGACGCTCTTGCCGGCCTCATCCGCACCGCCGGCGCGGACGAGGAAGCGCGTCAGGCCTGA
- a CDS encoding MauE/DoxX family redox-associated membrane protein: protein MQRVSTLSRTGRTPALRLAALLLGMGVLHFVTPKFFDAIVPERLPGDPRTYTYASGVAELTVGAALVVPRTRRLGGGLAALLFLAVYPANISMAVNWLKSTEMSRLQKTGVLLRLPLQIPLVTEALKVRRQA, encoded by the coding sequence ATGCAACGCGTCAGCACCCTTTCCCGGACCGGCCGCACGCCCGCGCTCCGACTCGCCGCCCTGCTTCTCGGCATGGGCGTGCTTCACTTCGTCACCCCCAAGTTCTTCGACGCGATCGTTCCCGAGCGACTCCCCGGCGACCCTCGGACGTACACCTACGCGTCCGGTGTGGCCGAACTGACGGTGGGTGCGGCACTTGTGGTACCGAGAACCCGCCGGCTCGGCGGCGGACTGGCCGCGCTGCTCTTCCTTGCGGTCTATCCGGCCAACATCTCGATGGCCGTCAACTGGCTGAAGAGCACCGAGATGTCGCGCCTGCAGAAAACTGGTGTGCTGCTGCGCCTTCCGTTGCAGATCCCGTTGGTCACCGAGGCCCTGAAGGTGCGCCGTCAGGCCTGA